The proteins below come from a single Crossiella sp. CA-258035 genomic window:
- a CDS encoding peptidase domain-containing ABC transporter, whose translation MRKRRIRVELQNTTAECGLVCLAMILSHHGCDLSSQELRDGIGTGRDGTSALELLRVAREWGLHAEARRLEPADLSTMDVPVILHWEFSHFVVLERYTPDRITIIDPAEGRRVVTAEEFDRGFTGVVLLFRPTPALPRRRRHTLRALISFVRTVFPKARAALGLVVLCSVLLVLLGLLPALLTQYLVDEVVPAGEQGTLTALGLGLVAFVAGQAMTGYGRAELLVYLQTRTSRNLSTKFLRRLVDLPYSYFQLRTGGDLLSRFGSSEVIRDLVTAQFLALVLDGALVLLYLGVLFAGSAAFALVVAATGVLNLLVLWLFARRAHELTEMQLSRMAHTQSYLLETVVGVETIKASGAEDRAYQRWSRMFDRQLRVSMDRQSLDNHMDLWLTVLRAGMPLGLLWFGAHLVLSGDLGLGQMLAMNTLAGSVFAPLTSLALSAKSFQTVGVHLTRIQDVLREAPEQPDRKMLLRPKITGAIELDRVSFRYGPEADPAVSEVSVRCPAGSKIAIVGRTGSGKSTLARLMLGLYRPSSGTVCFDGVPTELLDLTALRGQCGVVMQTPHIYSGSILENLTLKVPDAPFAEVVRAAVLAEVHEDLMRMPLNYHTMLSEGGAGLSGGQLQRVAIARAVLGKPRILLFDEATSHLDAATELAVQRNLDELGSTRIVIAHRLSTVRNADLIIVMDNGRIAELGTHEQLLRDGGPYCTLVESQLT comes from the coding sequence GTGCGCAAGCGCCGGATCAGGGTGGAACTGCAGAACACCACCGCCGAGTGCGGGCTGGTCTGCCTGGCGATGATCCTGTCCCACCACGGCTGCGACCTGTCCTCCCAGGAGCTGCGCGACGGGATCGGCACCGGACGGGACGGCACCAGCGCGCTGGAGCTGCTGCGGGTGGCCAGGGAATGGGGACTGCACGCCGAGGCCAGACGACTCGAACCCGCCGATCTGTCCACAATGGACGTTCCAGTGATCCTGCACTGGGAGTTCAGCCACTTCGTGGTGCTGGAGCGCTACACCCCGGACCGGATCACCATCATCGACCCGGCCGAGGGCAGGCGGGTGGTCACCGCCGAGGAGTTCGACCGCGGCTTCACCGGCGTGGTGCTCCTCTTCCGGCCCACCCCGGCGCTGCCCCGCCGCCGCAGGCACACCCTGCGCGCGCTGATCTCCTTCGTGCGCACGGTCTTCCCCAAGGCCAGGGCCGCGCTGGGGCTGGTGGTGCTGTGCTCGGTGCTGCTGGTGCTGCTCGGCCTGCTGCCCGCGCTGCTCACCCAGTACCTGGTGGACGAGGTGGTGCCGGCGGGGGAGCAGGGCACGCTGACCGCGCTCGGCCTCGGCCTGGTCGCCTTCGTCGCCGGACAGGCCATGACCGGCTACGGCCGGGCGGAACTGTTGGTGTACCTGCAAACCAGGACAAGCCGGAACCTGTCCACGAAGTTCCTGCGGCGGCTGGTGGACCTGCCGTACTCCTACTTCCAGCTGCGCACCGGCGGTGACCTGCTGAGCCGCTTCGGCAGCAGCGAGGTGATCCGGGACCTGGTCACCGCCCAGTTCCTCGCCCTGGTCCTGGACGGCGCGCTGGTGCTGCTCTACCTCGGCGTGCTCTTCGCCGGATCGGCGGCCTTCGCGCTGGTGGTCGCGGCCACCGGGGTGCTGAACCTGCTGGTGCTGTGGCTGTTCGCGCGGCGGGCGCACGAGCTGACCGAGATGCAGCTCTCCCGGATGGCGCACACCCAGAGCTACCTGCTGGAGACCGTGGTCGGGGTGGAGACGATCAAGGCATCCGGCGCGGAGGACCGGGCCTACCAGCGGTGGTCGCGGATGTTCGACCGGCAGCTGAGGGTGAGCATGGACCGGCAGTCCCTGGACAACCACATGGACCTGTGGCTGACCGTGCTGCGCGCCGGGATGCCGTTGGGGCTGCTGTGGTTCGGCGCGCACCTGGTGCTCTCCGGCGACCTCGGCCTGGGCCAGATGCTGGCGATGAACACCCTGGCCGGTTCGGTGTTCGCGCCGCTGACCTCGCTGGCGCTGAGCGCGAAGTCCTTCCAAACCGTGGGCGTGCACCTGACCCGGATTCAGGACGTGCTGCGCGAGGCGCCCGAGCAGCCGGACCGGAAGATGTTGCTGCGACCTAAGATCACCGGCGCGATCGAGCTGGACCGGGTCTCCTTCCGCTACGGCCCGGAGGCCGACCCCGCGGTCAGCGAGGTCTCGGTGCGCTGCCCGGCGGGCTCCAAGATCGCCATCGTGGGCCGCACCGGCTCCGGCAAGAGCACCCTGGCCCGGCTCATGCTCGGCCTGTACCGGCCCAGCTCGGGCACCGTGTGTTTTGACGGCGTGCCAACGGAGCTGCTCGACCTGACCGCGCTGCGCGGGCAGTGCGGGGTCGTCATGCAGACCCCGCACATCTACAGCGGCTCGATCCTGGAGAACCTGACCCTCAAGGTGCCCGACGCCCCGTTCGCCGAGGTGGTGCGCGCCGCGGTGCTGGCCGAGGTGCACGAGGACCTGATGCGGATGCCGTTGAACTACCACACGATGCTCTCCGAAGGCGGCGCCGGACTCTCCGGCGGCCAGCTGCAACGGGTGGCCATCGCCCGCGCGGTGCTGGGCAAACCGAGGATCCTGCTCTTCGACGAGGCCACCAGCCACCTGGACGCGGCCACCGAGCTGGCGGTGCAGCGCAACCTGGACGAGCTGGGCAGCACCCGGATCGTGATCGCGCACCGGCTGAGCACGGTGCGCAACGCCGACCTGATCATCGTGATGGACAACGGCCGCATCGCCGAGCTCGGCACCCACGAGCAGCTGCTGCGCGACGGCGGACCCTACTGCACGCTGGTGGAGTCCCAGCTCACCTGA
- the rox gene encoding rifampin monooxygenase, with protein MFDVIIAGGGPTGMMLAAELRLHGVRTLVLDKEAEPTNHVRSLGLHIRSIEVLAQRGLLDRFLAHGTKYPLSTHFAAIQKPVPARMDTAHGYLLGIKQPTTDRLLAERAAEAGAEIRRGTELIGLSQDEEGVTAELADGSQLRGRYLVGCDGGRSTVRKLLGVGFPGEAATTEWLTGELEVTMPLAELTELVAKVRETHKTFGIGPAANGLFRAVVPAAAVAEDRATPPTIEELRERLRLFAGTDFGVHSPRWLSRFGDATRLAERYRDGRVLLAGDAAHVHPPLGGQGLNLGIQDAFNLGWKLAAEVAGWAPEGLLDSYETERRPVAADVLDNTRAQSQLMSTEPGAQAVRRLLSELMDFEEVTRHLVEKVTAIGVRYDLGDGHPLLGRRLRDLPLKQGSLYELMHRGRGLLLDQTGTLSVGGWADRVDQVVEVSEELDAPAVLLRPDGHVAWAGADQSELFGQLPTWFGADRPVG; from the coding sequence ATGTTTGACGTGATCATCGCCGGTGGCGGCCCGACCGGCATGATGCTGGCCGCGGAGCTGCGGCTGCACGGCGTGCGCACGCTGGTGCTGGACAAGGAGGCGGAACCGACCAACCACGTCCGGTCACTGGGCCTGCACATTCGCAGCATCGAGGTGCTGGCCCAGCGCGGCCTGCTGGACCGGTTCCTCGCGCACGGCACGAAGTACCCGCTCAGCACCCACTTCGCCGCCATCCAGAAGCCGGTCCCGGCGCGGATGGACACCGCGCACGGCTACCTGCTCGGCATCAAGCAGCCCACCACCGACCGCCTGCTGGCCGAGCGCGCCGCCGAGGCCGGCGCGGAGATCCGGCGCGGCACCGAGCTGATCGGGCTGAGCCAGGACGAGGAAGGGGTGACCGCCGAGCTGGCCGACGGCAGCCAGCTGCGCGGGCGCTACCTGGTCGGCTGCGACGGCGGCCGCAGCACGGTGCGCAAGCTGCTCGGCGTCGGCTTCCCCGGCGAGGCGGCCACCACCGAGTGGCTGACCGGCGAGCTGGAGGTGACCATGCCGCTGGCGGAGCTGACCGAGCTGGTGGCCAAGGTCCGCGAGACGCACAAGACCTTCGGCATCGGGCCAGCCGCGAACGGCCTGTTCCGCGCGGTCGTGCCCGCCGCGGCGGTGGCCGAGGACCGCGCCACTCCACCGACCATCGAGGAGCTCAGGGAGCGGCTGCGGCTGTTCGCCGGCACCGACTTCGGCGTGCACTCCCCGCGCTGGCTCTCCCGCTTCGGCGACGCCACCCGGCTCGCCGAGCGCTACCGGGACGGCCGGGTGCTGCTGGCCGGTGACGCCGCGCACGTGCACCCGCCGCTGGGCGGCCAGGGCCTCAACCTGGGCATCCAGGACGCGTTCAACCTGGGCTGGAAGCTGGCCGCCGAGGTCGCGGGCTGGGCCCCGGAGGGCCTGCTGGACAGCTACGAGACCGAACGGCGCCCGGTGGCCGCCGACGTGCTGGACAACACCCGCGCGCAGAGCCAGCTGATGTCCACCGAGCCTGGCGCGCAGGCCGTGCGCAGGCTGCTCTCGGAGCTGATGGACTTCGAGGAGGTGACCAGGCACCTGGTGGAGAAGGTCACCGCGATCGGGGTGCGCTACGACCTCGGCGACGGCCATCCGCTGCTGGGCAGGCGGCTGCGGGACCTGCCGCTCAAGCAGGGCAGCCTGTACGAGCTGATGCACCGCGGCCGCGGCCTGCTGCTCGACCAGACCGGGACGCTCTCGGTCGGCGGCTGGGCGGACCGGGTCGACCAGGTGGTCGAGGTCAGCGAGGAGCTGGACGCGCCCGCGGTGCTGCTGCGCCCGGACGGCCACGTGGCCTGGGCGGGTGCGGACCAGTCTGAGCTGTTCGGGCAGCTGCCGACGTGGTTCGGTGCGGACCGGCCGGTCGGCTGA
- a CDS encoding LuxR C-terminal-related transcriptional regulator, producing MTSELSATRARILEGIARGETTHRLAVRLRLSARGVEYHLAAMQRSLSAPNRVALVARAYAAGILLAGSWPPRVAESFVER from the coding sequence ATGACCTCGGAGTTGAGCGCGACGCGCGCCCGGATCCTGGAGGGGATCGCCCGCGGCGAGACCACCCACCGCCTGGCGGTGCGGCTGCGGCTGAGCGCGCGCGGCGTGGAGTACCACCTGGCCGCGATGCAGCGTTCGCTGTCCGCGCCGAACCGGGTCGCGCTGGTCGCCCGCGCCTACGCGGCAGGCATCCTGCTCGCCGGGTCCTGGCCGCCCCGGGTGGCCGAGTCCTTTGTGGAGCGTTAG
- a CDS encoding LuxR family transcriptional regulator, whose translation MSELALPGPLLEREAELDRLAAEFARVRAGAGRTVYVTGPAGIGKTSLVRTFLAERVPPDVPVLRARCDELEREFAFGVVRQLFEPVLAGPDADGLFAGRARAARAVLTGLEEHGDPFAVPLGLSELTRAVADRAGGTLVLVVDDAHLADEPSLRWLAHLRRRHPELPLLQLILQPSAPADGCAQLALGPLSESAAARLVGSAVPGSHQLTGGNPLLAVLLRRAAAPAGFTGQAFGRSVLDWLSGFPPEIRRFAETLAVLGEAPDIALPAELSTVDEEGARRCAAELRALGLLAEHALRWSHAQLREAVYQGVPPARRGELHRAAARLLDAAGAPAEQVAAHLVRLPPSGVTWQARTLRAAADQATLRGAPEAAAHYLRRALAEPPPGEERLDVLVALGMAESMVRPAAGARYLALALDELTEPARCREVAEVLGDNLVRESRVDEAVRVLARTAERLRPVDRESALVLDARRLTWAVLEENTAPEARAEAWRLREASAAGEAGSAGERSLLGALAFATALFGGSATAAADLATQALAPSPAPLDGVAAAAPVWALLWAGHTQRAAECADAAIAREDSGFGRAIMLTCRAAVSFVQGDLRATIRTVRATFDLLPAEVTSFPHLVPLGLLAESLLDRDRPAQAARLLDAVTPTPALEASYLWNPYLLARGRARIVRGDLDGGLADLLTCGERQARMGHRNPAVPDWRSWAARAHLARNDLHRARELADQAYELATEWGSDQAIGVALRTLGVVAGGSRGQELLHESAAALHRAGARLELARTLADLGAAQQAAGRTRLARESLARAGAVAWECGACRLVSLTRDRLAALGAPAQPRPVTGPGALTAREARVAELAVSGCTNRDIAARLDLTQRTVEGHLSAIYRKLGVTGRAELRDVYPIRPG comes from the coding sequence ATGTCTGAGCTGGCCCTGCCCGGCCCGCTGCTGGAACGCGAGGCCGAACTGGACCGGCTCGCCGCCGAGTTCGCGCGGGTGCGCGCGGGCGCGGGCCGCACCGTGTACGTGACCGGTCCGGCCGGTATCGGCAAGACCAGCCTGGTACGGACCTTCCTGGCCGAGCGGGTGCCGCCGGACGTGCCGGTGCTGCGCGCCCGCTGCGACGAGCTGGAGCGGGAGTTCGCCTTCGGCGTGGTCCGGCAGCTGTTCGAACCGGTGCTGGCCGGGCCGGACGCGGACGGGTTGTTCGCCGGGCGGGCGCGGGCGGCCCGCGCGGTGCTGACCGGGCTGGAGGAGCACGGGGACCCGTTCGCGGTGCCGCTCGGGCTGAGCGAGCTCACCCGCGCGGTGGCCGACCGGGCGGGCGGCACGCTGGTGCTGGTGGTCGACGACGCCCACCTGGCCGACGAGCCCTCCCTGCGCTGGCTGGCCCACCTGCGCCGCAGACACCCCGAACTGCCGCTGCTGCAACTGATCCTGCAACCCAGCGCCCCCGCCGACGGCTGCGCCCAGCTCGCCCTGGGCCCGCTGAGCGAGTCGGCCGCGGCGCGGCTGGTCGGCAGCGCCGTGCCCGGCAGCCACCAGCTCACCGGCGGCAACCCACTGCTGGCGGTGCTGCTGCGGCGAGCGGCGGCCCCGGCCGGGTTCACCGGGCAGGCATTCGGGCGTTCGGTGCTGGACTGGCTGTCCGGGTTCCCGCCGGAGATCCGGCGCTTCGCCGAGACCCTGGCCGTGCTCGGCGAAGCGCCGGACATCGCCCTACCCGCAGAACTGTCCACAGTGGACGAAGAAGGGGCCAGGCGGTGCGCGGCAGAGCTGCGCGCCTTGGGTTTGCTCGCCGAACACGCGCTGCGCTGGTCGCACGCCCAGCTGCGCGAGGCGGTCTACCAGGGCGTGCCGCCCGCCCGCCGCGGCGAGCTGCACCGCGCGGCCGCCCGGCTGCTGGACGCGGCAGGCGCCCCGGCGGAACAGGTCGCCGCCCACCTGGTCCGACTCCCCCCGTCGGGCGTGACCTGGCAGGCCAGAACCCTGCGCGCGGCCGCCGACCAGGCCACCCTGCGCGGAGCCCCGGAGGCCGCCGCGCACTACCTGCGCCGGGCACTGGCCGAACCGCCACCGGGCGAGGAACGGCTGGACGTGCTGGTGGCACTGGGCATGGCGGAGTCGATGGTGCGCCCGGCGGCCGGCGCGCGCTACCTGGCGCTGGCGCTGGACGAGCTGACCGAACCGGCCCGCTGCCGCGAGGTGGCGGAAGTGCTGGGGGACAACCTGGTCCGCGAGTCCAGGGTGGACGAGGCGGTGCGGGTGCTGGCGCGCACCGCGGAACGGCTGCGGCCGGTGGACCGGGAGTCGGCGCTGGTGCTGGACGCCCGGCGGCTGACCTGGGCGGTGCTGGAGGAGAACACCGCACCCGAGGCTCGGGCGGAGGCCTGGCGGCTGCGAGAGGCGAGCGCCGCAGGCGAGGCAGGCAGCGCGGGTGAGCGGTCGCTGCTCGGCGCGCTGGCCTTCGCCACCGCCCTCTTCGGCGGCTCCGCCACCGCCGCCGCCGACCTGGCCACCCAAGCCCTCGCTCCCAGCCCTGCCCCCCTCGACGGCGTCGCCGCGGCCGCCCCGGTCTGGGCGCTGCTCTGGGCCGGACACACCCAGCGCGCCGCCGAGTGCGCCGACGCCGCGATCGCGCGGGAGGACTCCGGGTTCGGGCGGGCGATCATGCTGACCTGCCGGGCCGCGGTCTCCTTCGTCCAGGGCGACCTGCGGGCCACCATCCGCACCGTGCGCGCGACCTTCGACCTGCTGCCGGCCGAGGTCACCAGCTTCCCGCACCTGGTCCCGCTCGGCCTGCTCGCCGAGTCGCTGCTCGACCGGGACCGCCCGGCGCAGGCCGCCCGGCTGCTGGACGCGGTCACCCCGACGCCCGCACTGGAGGCCTCCTACCTGTGGAATCCCTACCTGCTGGCCAGGGGTCGCGCGCGGATCGTCCGGGGTGACCTCGACGGCGGGCTGGCCGACCTGCTGACCTGCGGGGAACGCCAGGCCAGGATGGGCCACCGCAACCCGGCCGTGCCCGACTGGCGGTCCTGGGCCGCGCGGGCGCACCTGGCCCGCAACGACCTGCACCGGGCGCGGGAGCTGGCCGACCAGGCCTACGAGCTGGCCACCGAGTGGGGCTCGGACCAGGCCATCGGGGTCGCGTTGCGCACCCTCGGCGTGGTCGCCGGGGGCAGTCGCGGGCAGGAGCTGCTGCACGAGTCAGCGGCCGCGCTGCACCGCGCCGGTGCCCGGCTGGAGCTGGCCAGGACGCTGGCCGACCTGGGCGCCGCGCAGCAGGCGGCCGGGCGGACCCGGCTGGCGCGGGAGAGCCTGGCGCGGGCCGGCGCGGTGGCCTGGGAGTGCGGGGCCTGCCGGCTGGTCTCGCTGACGCGGGACCGGCTGGCCGCGCTCGGCGCACCGGCCCAGCCACGGCCGGTGACCGGGCCGGGGGCGCTGACCGCCAGGGAGGCGCGGGTGGCCGAGCTGGCGGTAAGCGGTTGCACGAACCGGGACATCGCCGCCCGGCTGGACCTGACCCAGCGGACGGTGGAGGGTCACCTCTCCGCGATCTACCGGAAACTCGGTGTGACCGGACGGGCCGAGCTCCGCGACGTCTACCCGATCCGGCCTGGTTGA
- a CDS encoding LuxR family transcriptional regulator, which yields MGTCASSVLLDRDRELVQLAEQAALVAAGQSRVVLVEGPAGIGKTSLVEHFADGLPADRVTVLRARCGEWERQVAFGMVRRLLGPLLADAGARAELLAGPAQPAARVLTAATDSGEVPPEEAPFAVLHGLYWLCARLARRGPLVLVVDDAHLADAASARWLRYASRRLAGHRVLFLLTRRLGEWVEWPDPLAALATDPHCVLIRPGLLSEAALARCLAETLPEPPRPELARACHQATGGNPLLLRALLRSLAEDPLGEWRLARFTGQRFAQTIRDWLAEFDQTGRDCAGALAVLGECPDPGLLARVAEVDPADCRRAGELLRQLGLVRQEPPLRWSHPLLRDIVYAQLSPRQRDQWHRRAATLLNDDGAPLEQVCAHLRQAAPAGDAWTVSMLTAAATQAIGRGAPDVAAEHLARALAEPPPVADRVAVRVRHGLASAFVDPAASIERLCAVLPEIQDQPTACRVAAVLSELLAGRGREDEAIEVLGRVAERAEPEIARVLRGRQLMMEADCSAEQRDEVLARDGRGIAGDTPGEQVTLVALAHGKALYNDSAARVAELAGRALRATPAAELANPLTCSSIAVLTWADELELAARFADEAIAGARRTHAVIGLGLHLALRARVSHFAGRLAEAAGFAAQTHELVPAELAGFQQVVELAIHGSILLDQGRVAEAADLLATHAAPTAAVQADGYFQLAKARILLSRGETRAGLDQVLALGARLREAGHDNPVMVPWRGWAVRALRTLGEREQAREVAGEALAAARRWGTARAVGSALGLLGLATGGQAGLDLLGEATRLLEGPSTPLELTAALLDTGTLRAQLGDQLSARAAFRQALVIAHRCGAGGLAATAREELIAVGGRPPARPAAGLQALSRGERRVAELAVTGYSNRRIAEELHLTLRTVETHLSTTYRKLGISGRGQLPRVGDHV from the coding sequence ATGGGAACGTGTGCCTCCTCTGTTCTGCTGGACCGGGACCGCGAGCTTGTTCAGCTGGCTGAACAGGCGGCGCTGGTCGCGGCGGGGCAGTCGCGGGTGGTGCTGGTGGAGGGTCCGGCCGGAATCGGGAAGACGAGTCTGGTCGAGCATTTCGCCGACGGCTTGCCCGCGGACCGGGTGACCGTGTTGCGGGCGCGGTGCGGGGAATGGGAACGCCAAGTCGCCTTCGGGATGGTGCGCCGGCTTTTGGGGCCGCTGCTGGCCGATGCCGGGGCACGGGCCGAACTGCTCGCCGGACCCGCGCAGCCCGCGGCGCGGGTGCTCACCGCCGCGACCGACTCCGGCGAGGTGCCGCCGGAGGAGGCGCCGTTCGCGGTGCTGCACGGGCTGTACTGGCTGTGCGCGCGCCTGGCCCGCCGCGGACCGCTGGTGCTGGTGGTGGACGACGCGCACCTGGCCGACGCGGCCTCGGCGCGCTGGCTGCGGTACGCGAGCAGACGGCTGGCCGGGCACCGGGTGCTGTTCCTGCTCACCCGGCGGCTCGGCGAGTGGGTGGAGTGGCCCGATCCGCTGGCCGCGCTGGCCACCGATCCGCACTGCGTGCTGATCCGGCCCGGCCTGCTCAGCGAGGCGGCACTGGCCCGCTGCCTGGCCGAGACGTTGCCGGAACCGCCGAGGCCGGAGCTGGCACGGGCCTGTCACCAGGCCACCGGCGGGAACCCGTTGCTGCTGCGGGCTTTGCTGCGGTCGCTGGCCGAGGATCCCCTGGGCGAGTGGCGGCTGGCGCGGTTCACCGGGCAGCGGTTCGCCCAGACCATCCGGGACTGGCTGGCCGAGTTCGACCAGACCGGGCGGGACTGCGCGGGCGCGCTCGCGGTGCTGGGCGAGTGCCCCGATCCCGGGCTGCTCGCGCGGGTGGCCGAGGTGGATCCGGCTGACTGCCGCCGGGCCGGGGAACTGTTGCGGCAGCTGGGTCTGGTGCGCCAGGAACCACCGCTGCGGTGGAGCCACCCGCTGCTGCGCGACATCGTCTACGCCCAGCTCTCACCGCGGCAGCGGGACCAGTGGCACCGCAGGGCGGCCACCCTGCTCAACGACGACGGCGCGCCGCTGGAACAGGTGTGCGCGCACCTGCGCCAGGCCGCGCCGGCCGGGGATGCGTGGACGGTGAGCATGCTGACCGCCGCGGCCACCCAGGCCATCGGCCGGGGCGCGCCGGATGTGGCCGCCGAGCACCTGGCCCGCGCGCTGGCCGAGCCGCCGCCGGTGGCCGACCGGGTGGCGGTGCGGGTCCGGCACGGGCTGGCCTCGGCGTTCGTGGACCCGGCCGCGAGCATCGAGCGGTTGTGCGCGGTGCTGCCGGAGATCCAGGACCAGCCCACCGCCTGCCGGGTGGCCGCGGTGCTGTCGGAGCTGCTGGCCGGGCGCGGCCGGGAGGACGAGGCGATCGAGGTCCTCGGCCGGGTGGCCGAGCGGGCCGAGCCGGAGATCGCCAGGGTGCTGCGCGGCCGTCAGCTGATGATGGAGGCGGACTGCTCGGCCGAGCAGCGGGACGAGGTGCTGGCCCGGGACGGGCGCGGGATCGCCGGGGACACACCAGGGGAACAGGTCACGCTGGTGGCGCTGGCGCACGGGAAAGCGCTCTACAACGACTCGGCGGCGCGGGTGGCGGAGCTGGCCGGGCGGGCGTTGCGGGCCACCCCGGCCGCGGAGCTGGCCAACCCGCTGACCTGTTCCAGCATCGCGGTGCTGACCTGGGCCGATGAGCTGGAGCTCGCCGCGCGCTTCGCCGATGAGGCGATCGCCGGGGCGCGGCGCACGCACGCGGTCATCGGGCTCGGGCTGCACCTGGCGTTGCGCGCCAGGGTCAGCCACTTCGCGGGCAGGCTGGCCGAGGCGGCCGGTTTCGCCGCGCAGACCCACGAGCTGGTGCCCGCGGAGCTGGCCGGGTTCCAGCAGGTGGTGGAGCTGGCCATCCACGGCTCGATCCTGCTCGACCAGGGCCGGGTCGCCGAGGCGGCGGACCTGCTGGCCACGCATGCCGCGCCCACGGCCGCGGTGCAGGCGGACGGGTACTTCCAGCTGGCCAAGGCCCGGATCCTGCTCAGCCGCGGCGAGACCCGGGCCGGCCTGGACCAGGTGCTGGCGCTCGGGGCGCGGTTGCGCGAGGCCGGTCACGACAACCCGGTGATGGTGCCCTGGCGCGGCTGGGCGGTGCGCGCCCTGCGCACCCTCGGCGAGCGCGAGCAGGCCCGAGAGGTCGCCGGGGAAGCGCTTGCCGCGGCGCGGCGCTGGGGCACGGCGCGGGCGGTCGGTTCCGCGCTGGGCCTGCTCGGGCTGGCCACCGGCGGGCAGGCCGGGCTGGACCTGCTCGGCGAGGCCACCCGGCTGCTCGAGGGTCCCAGTACTCCGCTGGAGCTGACCGCCGCGCTGCTGGACACCGGGACGCTGCGGGCCCAGCTCGGCGACCAGCTCTCCGCGCGCGCCGCCTTCCGGCAGGCCCTGGTCATCGCGCACCGCTGCGGCGCGGGCGGGCTGGCCGCCACCGCGCGGGAGGAGCTCATCGCCGTGGGCGGGCGGCCGCCTGCCCGGCCGGCCGCCGGGTTGCAGGCGCTGTCCCGGGGCGAGCGGCGGGTGGCCGAGCTGGCCGTGACCGGGTACTCCAACCGCCGCATCGCCGAGGAGCTGCACCTGACCCTGCGGACCGTGGAAACGCACCTGAGCACGACCTACCGCAAGCTCGGCATCAGCGGCCGCGGGCAGCTACCGAGGGTCGGCGACCATGTCTGA
- a CDS encoding NAD(P)H-binding protein: MTILVTGATGTVGRQIVGQLVAAGHRVRALTRRPEQAGLPAEVELARGDLSNPASVEPALEGVTGLHLITVDGEGVLQTGEELVALAKRAGVRRVSVLSGWEESSVERALNASDLGWTWVRPAEFMANATEWAEEIRAEGRVRLFGNAPSAVVHEADIAAVAVAALTQDGHAGQTYLLTGPESLTATERIECLASAIGKPIEVVHLTEAQYREQLASFGFDEGYIDFAVQLGASPPEAGQRPLPTVAEVAGRPALTFAEWAAANAELFQTQENR; encoded by the coding sequence ATGACGATCCTGGTTACCGGAGCGACCGGCACGGTGGGGCGACAGATCGTGGGCCAGCTGGTGGCCGCGGGGCACCGAGTGCGGGCGCTGACCCGGCGGCCGGAGCAGGCCGGGCTGCCCGCCGAGGTGGAGCTCGCCCGCGGCGACCTGTCCAACCCGGCCAGCGTGGAGCCCGCCCTGGAGGGGGTCACCGGGCTGCACCTGATCACCGTGGACGGCGAGGGCGTGCTGCAGACCGGCGAGGAGCTGGTGGCGCTGGCCAAGCGGGCCGGGGTGCGGCGGGTCAGCGTGCTCAGCGGCTGGGAGGAGAGCAGCGTCGAGCGCGCGCTCAACGCCAGCGACCTGGGCTGGACCTGGGTGCGGCCGGCGGAGTTCATGGCCAACGCCACCGAGTGGGCCGAGGAGATCCGCGCCGAGGGCCGGGTCCGGCTCTTCGGCAACGCGCCCAGCGCGGTGGTGCACGAGGCCGACATCGCGGCGGTGGCGGTGGCCGCGCTCACCCAGGACGGGCACGCGGGCCAGACCTATCTGCTCACCGGTCCCGAGTCGCTCACCGCGACCGAGCGGATCGAGTGCCTGGCCAGCGCCATCGGCAAGCCGATCGAGGTGGTGCACCTGACCGAGGCGCAGTACCGGGAGCAACTGGCCTCCTTCGGCTTCGACGAGGGCTACATCGACTTCGCCGTCCAGCTCGGCGCCAGCCCGCCGGAGGCCGGGCAGCGCCCGCTGCCCACGGTCGCTGAGGTGGCCGGACGGCCCGCGCTCACCTTCGCCGAGTGGGCCGCCGCGAACGCCGAGCTGTTCCAGACTCAGGAGAACCGATGA